Within the Sulfurospirillum barnesii SES-3 genome, the region CTATGTTTATCTCTTTTTTATTTTCTAACAAAAATTTTTCGGAGTGATAAGAAAGGGTTGCCCCATCATGTGCGACTATAATGTTGCTTATCTCAAACTCTTTTACCAAATCTAACTTTAGTCCTTCGGAGATCACAACAACTCTTAATAAATTTTTATTTCTTAATAATGAGCGATAAAGCCATTTTAAAAATTTTGAATGCGGCATCTCATGAAATTCGACAATTGATTTTAAGCCTAAGTTCATAGTAAAAAAAGCACTCAATAGACACCGACTATAACACAAATCTGGCTTTATACATAATCTTGCTTTAAACGCTTGAATTAATCCATATAAAATAGGACCTAAAAATTTAATATTTTTAGATTGAACACAAATAAGCTTAAAATCATTTTTAATACCATAATCATCAAATAAAAAATCTCTATTTTGAGCATTACACTTTGCATGTAAATAAATTTGATGCCCATTTTTAGCAAAAGAAGAAGCCATATTCATTACATGTATAGCATTGGCAACTTTTTTTTCTAAAGGGCTATTTGATAGATACGCTATTTTCATATTACTGTCCTTACTCTTTTCACATTATGAGTTTATTTAGATTATTTTTTTAAATGAATATTTAATATAGATAATACTACTCAAACATCTATTTGATCACATTTCTTTTCTAGGAGACTATTCAAATTTTTCTCTATCCTACAAGATCTACTTGTTTTAAGTCTAACCAATTTTTTTTATCATATTTTGTAAATATTTCTAGGTCTAATTTTTTCATTAAAATCAAAATAATTAATATAATATTTATGAAAATTTATCAAAACTAGATTTCTTAAGTATTATTCTATTACTTTAAAGAATAGTATAGCTTTAAAAAACTGCTTAACTTTTTTAGACTTATTTTTTTTCTGAATAAAGTAATCAAATAAGATGTTAGGAATTAATAAAATAAATATTATTTTTAAATGATTAATAAAAGTAAATTTATTTGTACACAAGATTTTCAGTATATTTTTTCCATTTTTATTTTTTTTATTTTTAATTACTTTATTTAAAAGATGCTTGTCTATATATAGACTAAGCCACTTTTTAATATCTTCGTTGTGTGCTAAATTCTTATAATTCATTAAGTTTATTTTAGTAGGTAGTGGCAT harbors:
- a CDS encoding glycosyltransferase; translated protein: MKIAYLSNSPLEKKVANAIHVMNMASSFAKNGHQIYLHAKCNAQNRDFLFDDYGIKNDFKLICVQSKNIKFLGPILYGLIQAFKARLCIKPDLCYSRCLLSAFFTMNLGLKSIVEFHEMPHSKFLKWLYRSLLRNKNLLRVVVISEGLKLDLVKEFEISNIIVAHDGATLSYHSEKFLLENKKEINIGYAGGLREGNGLRLMMDLANELPLLQFHIVGGDINDIEQWKTLQRSNNINWYGKREPKEVGAFLHECDILLAPYQVGPKTSSGRDTARWMSPLKIFEYMASRKAMVVSKFEVLEEVLNKSNAILVNPDDFLAWRSAIENLASNISLRMELGENAYNCLLTKYTWEKRAKAVLEGLLV